A genomic segment from Candidatus Poribacteria bacterium encodes:
- the tuf gene encoding elongation factor Tu (EF-Tu; promotes GTP-dependent binding of aminoacyl-tRNA to the A-site of ribosomes during protein biosynthesis; when the tRNA anticodon matches the mRNA codon, GTP hydrolysis results; the inactive EF-Tu-GDP leaves the ribosome and release of GDP is promoted by elongation factor Ts; many prokaryotes have two copies of the gene encoding EF-Tu): EGVEMVMPGDNVNLTVELMVPIAMEEGLRFAIREGGHTVGAGVVTKIIE, encoded by the coding sequence CGGAGGGAGTAGAGATGGTGATGCCGGGTGATAATGTGAATTTGACGGTTGAGTTGATGGTTCCGATAGCGATGGAGGAGGGGTTACGGTTTGCGATCAGAGAGGGAGGACACACCGTCGGTGCTGGTGTCGTGACCAA